A genomic stretch from Pseudomonas sp. MUP55 includes:
- a CDS encoding tail fiber assembly protein has protein sequence MTTRAAVNILGATGAVIDITSLGVDTITTEHPGPGQYLVYGTLGMAPPPEGWGYVLNQADAGCSVAISYNDTVLAVSIAKEGEPADLAHSITLHVAVDALPPQEAPQLPPPVVDPLEAAQSEITRLRSAADYAIAPLQDAVDVDEATDADLAELKAWKKYRVALSRVIDQANYPQTVDWPVVPT, from the coding sequence ATGACAACTCGCGCAGCAGTAAACATCCTCGGCGCTACTGGCGCTGTCATCGATATCACTTCCCTGGGCGTGGATACGATCACCACTGAACACCCGGGTCCCGGCCAATACCTTGTCTACGGCACGCTCGGTATGGCTCCGCCGCCAGAAGGATGGGGCTACGTGCTAAATCAGGCGGACGCCGGTTGCTCAGTGGCGATCAGCTACAACGATACGGTGCTTGCGGTGAGCATCGCCAAGGAAGGTGAGCCCGCGGATCTGGCTCACAGCATCACCCTGCACGTGGCGGTCGATGCCTTGCCGCCCCAGGAGGCACCACAATTGCCGCCGCCAGTAGTAGATCCACTGGAAGCCGCCCAGTCGGAAATCACCCGGTTGCGCTCGGCAGCTGACTACGCGATCGCTCCGCTTCAGGACGCTGTCGATGTCGATGAAGCAACCGATGCAGATCTTGCCGAGCTAAAGGCGTGGAAGAAGTATCGCGTAGCGCTCAGCCGAGTGATCGACCAGGCGAATTATCCGCAAACAGTCGATTGGCCCGTGGTCCCCACGTAA
- a CDS encoding phage tail protein encodes MASWFSEGTVTITNGNATVTGAGTKFSNCRSGDMFVGPDNGIYQVINPSSDTSVSISPAYRGATTAGASYGIVPVNGYPKALADAVNLLVQQWGATLAGLGTVSTENVVPVTKGGTGGTSQAAARSGLGLGSAATLTAGSAPGNVMLVGDVASPAASTINTYGNSFQTWSSATAGAPETSTQGTMINAGYNSATYGSQILMSFSGRMYFRSGTYQSAIMREVYHTGNTTKSADGTLKAI; translated from the coding sequence ATGGCTTCTTGGTTTTCAGAAGGTACCGTTACCATTACTAATGGCAACGCCACTGTAACTGGTGCTGGTACGAAGTTTTCCAATTGCCGATCGGGCGATATGTTTGTGGGCCCGGACAACGGTATCTATCAAGTGATCAATCCGTCGAGCGACACCTCTGTGTCGATTTCGCCGGCTTATCGCGGAGCGACTACTGCTGGCGCGTCATACGGTATCGTGCCGGTAAACGGTTACCCAAAGGCTTTGGCCGATGCGGTCAACCTTCTCGTTCAGCAGTGGGGAGCGACTCTCGCCGGCCTGGGTACCGTGTCTACCGAAAACGTAGTGCCAGTGACCAAGGGCGGTACGGGCGGCACCAGCCAGGCAGCCGCTCGGTCAGGACTCGGTCTAGGATCGGCCGCCACGCTCACGGCTGGATCAGCACCGGGTAACGTAATGCTGGTTGGTGACGTCGCATCTCCGGCGGCCAGCACTATCAACACATACGGGAACTCATTTCAGACCTGGTCGTCGGCCACCGCCGGAGCTCCTGAAACCTCGACTCAGGGCACAATGATCAACGCTGGCTACAACAGCGCCACATATGGGTCGCAGATCCTAATGTCATTTTCCGGACGGATGTACTTTCGTTCCGGCACGTACCAGAGCGCGATAATGCGCGAGGTCTACCACACCGGTAACACCACCAAATCCGCTGACGGCACACTCAAGGCGATCTAA
- a CDS encoding S24 family peptidase, with the protein MSFTILGPISEGGTKLPFCSFRVPAGFPSPAADHIEQHISLDEVLNIRAPHVYLIAITGESMQGAGIFEGDLAVVDRSIEPAHGHIVVALLNNDPMCKRLCKRGAEVILLSENPKYPARYVLEGDELSIWGVITSTVRSHV; encoded by the coding sequence ATGAGCTTTACCATTTTAGGCCCTATATCCGAAGGCGGCACGAAGCTGCCTTTCTGCTCGTTTCGTGTCCCTGCAGGGTTTCCATCACCGGCAGCCGATCACATCGAGCAGCACATCTCATTGGATGAGGTCTTAAATATCAGGGCGCCGCATGTCTATTTGATCGCTATTACTGGCGAAAGCATGCAGGGCGCCGGCATTTTCGAGGGCGACCTGGCTGTCGTGGACCGTTCTATTGAGCCAGCTCACGGTCATATAGTGGTGGCTTTGCTCAATAACGATCCCATGTGCAAGCGCCTCTGTAAGCGTGGGGCCGAGGTAATTTTGCTGTCAGAAAACCCGAAATACCCAGCGCGGTACGTATTGGAAGGCGACGAACTGTCGATTTGGGGCGTGATCACCAGCACGGTGCGTAGTCATGTCTAA
- a CDS encoding SOS response-associated peptidase family protein: MCGRLSQYSGIHDFVAALSMPNALVTTVGDHPIERYNVAPTTAVGLLHLQGDLLHADPVRWGWRPHWAKDRAAPINARVEKVAHGPFFRAIWPHRAITPIDNWFEWVDEGGPKKQPYLIRRRDGAPIFCAAIGQLPDADEGPGEHDGFVIITADSAGGIVDVHDRRPVVLRPELAREWLDPATPMERAEQMALHQGEPSEVFEWFKVDPAVGNVRNQQAELIKPI; the protein is encoded by the coding sequence ATGTGCGGAAGGCTTTCGCAGTACAGCGGCATTCACGACTTCGTTGCAGCCTTGAGCATGCCCAACGCCCTGGTGACCACCGTGGGCGATCACCCCATTGAGCGGTACAACGTCGCACCCACTACCGCGGTTGGGTTGCTGCACCTGCAAGGTGATCTCTTGCACGCCGATCCAGTGCGCTGGGGATGGCGACCACACTGGGCCAAGGACCGCGCGGCGCCGATCAATGCCCGCGTCGAGAAGGTAGCCCACGGCCCGTTTTTCAGGGCCATCTGGCCGCACCGCGCCATCACGCCGATAGACAATTGGTTTGAATGGGTCGATGAAGGCGGGCCCAAGAAGCAGCCCTACTTGATCCGCCGGCGGGACGGCGCACCGATATTCTGCGCGGCCATCGGCCAGCTACCGGATGCCGATGAAGGCCCAGGCGAGCACGACGGTTTTGTGATCATCACGGCAGACAGTGCCGGTGGCATAGTGGATGTTCACGATCGGCGGCCCGTGGTGCTGAGGCCAGAATTGGCCCGGGAATGGCTTGACCCTGCCACGCCCATGGAGCGCGCCGAGCAGATGGCGTTGCACCAGGGGGAACCGTCTGAAGTCTTCGAGTGGTTCAAGGTCGACCCTGCGGTGGGCAACGTAAGGAATCAACAGGCTGAACTGATAAAGCCGATCTGA
- a CDS encoding HeH/LEM domain-containing protein yields the protein MKVIYTDKPGKERGVCYRLLGEFFGVIGTATEVVVDGDAPNIFDAYQAAGIKVSDGKESESKETDPLKMKVPELKEWLTEKGIAFDPSAKKEDLQALVPAE from the coding sequence ATGAAAGTGATCTACACGGACAAGCCGGGCAAAGAGCGCGGCGTGTGCTACCGCCTGTTGGGCGAGTTCTTCGGCGTTATCGGCACTGCCACTGAAGTGGTCGTCGATGGCGATGCCCCGAACATCTTCGACGCCTACCAGGCGGCCGGGATCAAGGTGTCCGACGGCAAGGAGTCGGAGAGCAAAGAAACCGACCCTCTGAAAATGAAGGTCCCCGAACTGAAAGAATGGCTGACCGAGAAGGGCATTGCGTTCGACCCGTCCGCCAAGAAAGAAGACCTGCAGGCCCTGGTGCCAGCGGAATAA
- a CDS encoding tail assembly protein, translating to MQTSAINYQPMTTVRLHGQLRQFGTTFRLAVKSPAEAIKALCVQIPGFERFLSNAKSRGLEFAVFRDKRNIGEKELTYNGAGDIRIAPVIVGSKRGGILQTIVGAILIVVGVIFSATPFGTPLIGAGIGLVAGGVIQMLSPQAGGLKTSAAPENTPGYAFGSAKNTTASGNPVPLCYGERRVGGAIISAAIYAEDQM from the coding sequence ATGCAGACATCAGCGATCAACTACCAACCGATGACAACGGTTCGCCTACACGGGCAGCTACGGCAATTTGGGACGACTTTCAGGCTGGCCGTGAAATCTCCGGCGGAGGCGATCAAGGCTCTTTGCGTACAGATCCCCGGCTTTGAGCGATTCCTATCAAATGCCAAATCACGAGGGTTGGAGTTCGCGGTCTTTCGAGACAAGCGCAATATTGGCGAGAAGGAGTTGACCTACAACGGTGCCGGTGACATTCGTATCGCGCCAGTAATAGTGGGCAGCAAGCGTGGGGGCATACTCCAAACAATCGTCGGGGCGATCCTGATTGTGGTCGGGGTGATCTTCTCAGCTACACCGTTCGGTACTCCGCTCATAGGCGCAGGCATCGGCCTTGTCGCCGGCGGCGTGATCCAGATGCTCAGCCCCCAGGCCGGCGGCCTCAAGACCAGCGCGGCGCCCGAGAACACACCGGGCTATGCCTTCGGCAGCGCGAAGAACACCACCGCGTCAGGCAACCCGGTACCGCTCTGCTACGGAGAGCGGCGGGTGGGTGGCGCGATCATCAGTGCCGCCATTTATGCCGAAGACCAGATGTAG
- a CDS encoding structural protein yields MPITETRGVRNNNPGNIDYNSANQWQGQLKPDPAIEKRFARFDTPENGIRALGKLLLTYQRKHGLKTVKAIISRWAPSVENDTAAYVRAVEANTGTRPGAEIDLGQPAVMTGFVKAIIHHENAGYAYPDAVVVEGVRRALA; encoded by the coding sequence ATGCCGATCACAGAAACCCGCGGGGTGCGCAACAACAACCCCGGCAACATTGATTACAACTCGGCCAACCAGTGGCAGGGCCAACTCAAGCCAGACCCGGCAATCGAGAAGCGCTTTGCCAGGTTCGATACTCCAGAGAATGGCATTCGCGCCCTGGGCAAGCTGCTGCTGACCTACCAGCGCAAACATGGCCTGAAGACTGTGAAGGCGATTATCAGTCGGTGGGCGCCGTCGGTAGAGAACGACACTGCCGCGTATGTGCGCGCCGTCGAAGCCAATACCGGCACCCGGCCTGGCGCCGAGATCGACCTGGGCCAGCCGGCGGTGATGACCGGCTTCGTAAAAGCGATCATTCATCACGAGAACGCAGGGTACGCGTACCCAGACGCGGTGGTGGTGGAAGGCGTGCGGCGGGCGCTGGCATGA
- a CDS encoding DUF1983 domain-containing protein, with the protein MGAALKIDIHGAKGGEDKPKTPTEAPDSLRSVAIAKMLIGVGEGEFEGTPTARDIYLDNTPLQDPQGNMNFPNVRWEWGTGAVDQTYIQGIPSVENETTISTELRSGTPWVRAISNNQLSAIRVRFAWPALQSVDTAGNINGYRIEYKVELATDGGAYQQVLSEAVDGKTTSVYERTRRIDLPKAAAGWLLRITRITPNQNNNKISDTMQIAGFTEVIDAKIRYPNTALLYIEFSAEQFRSIPAVTVETKLKKVQVPSNYDPVARSYSGVWDGTFKQAWTDNAVWMTYDITTADRFGLGRRIKPWMVDKWELYRISHYCDQLVPDGKGGQEPRFICNLNLQSKADAWSLLRDISAIYRGMTYWAQGQVFTLSDMPRATDFDFAYTRANVIDGKFTYSSASERTRYTRALVSYDNPLNNYDTDVTAVTDQKLQRRYGDNPLEISAIGCTRESEAQRRGKWALLTNSKDRAVTFKVGLDGRIPLPGYVIPIADELLAGRPVGGRISAVNGKVIKLDRDTQAKPGDRLILNLPDGKCEGRTVQLVSGRQVTVTVAYSVTPEPELVWALDADDLAIPLYRVVSVARPEPGVFEISAVQYDPSKFAHIDIGTILETTDALVSQVQIIETKIEEIDGKVLATATSVEALRSAARGDDGAGDLADAIKGWTSTADLAVERKTRASENDAMAQQLLTLSAQVGDNRSSLTVLEQVVASNREASAAQITQLKSDLSAVDQRATGNAQAITSLDTKVTNLDGRITSQASSNEALRASVRGDNGSGDLAGAIKAWESTAAISTEKKVRASEIEAQAKVSETLQSSIGQTSASVQSVSETVVQLNGKVLAQTTMKAQTIVDGRRVVSGLAFGANGDQSEFLIFAQRFAVVNEISGKVDPMFVIENGQAIFNTAIISKAFIEQIILGMSLRSAAVDAYGNPLIELNMATGSFALRGVKDGNTSVLNSSGIKFTYANGIDGIDLSL; encoded by the coding sequence ATGGGCGCAGCACTCAAGATTGACATCCACGGCGCCAAGGGCGGCGAAGACAAACCAAAAACGCCGACGGAAGCACCGGATAGTCTGCGCTCGGTCGCTATCGCCAAAATGCTTATCGGCGTAGGGGAGGGAGAGTTCGAAGGTACGCCGACGGCCCGCGACATCTACCTTGACAACACTCCGCTGCAAGACCCCCAGGGCAACATGAACTTCCCAAACGTGAGGTGGGAGTGGGGCACCGGGGCCGTGGACCAGACCTATATCCAGGGCATCCCGTCTGTCGAGAACGAGACCACCATCAGCACCGAGCTGCGCAGCGGCACGCCTTGGGTGCGGGCGATCAGTAACAACCAGCTTTCCGCCATTCGCGTGCGTTTCGCCTGGCCTGCGCTCCAGTCCGTGGATACCGCAGGAAATATCAACGGCTACAGGATCGAATACAAGGTTGAGCTGGCCACTGATGGGGGCGCCTATCAGCAGGTGCTGAGCGAGGCTGTCGATGGCAAAACCACCAGCGTGTACGAGCGCACGCGCCGTATTGATTTGCCCAAGGCCGCTGCCGGTTGGCTGCTGCGCATCACCCGGATCACTCCAAACCAGAACAACAACAAAATCTCGGACACCATGCAGATCGCCGGCTTCACCGAGGTGATCGACGCGAAGATCCGCTACCCGAACACCGCGCTACTTTACATCGAGTTCTCCGCCGAGCAGTTCCGCAGCATTCCGGCCGTAACAGTCGAGACCAAGCTGAAGAAGGTGCAGGTGCCGAGCAATTACGACCCCGTGGCGCGCTCGTACAGCGGAGTGTGGGACGGCACCTTCAAGCAGGCCTGGACCGACAACGCGGTCTGGATGACCTACGACATCACTACCGCTGACCGCTTCGGCCTTGGCCGCCGCATCAAGCCTTGGATGGTCGACAAGTGGGAGCTGTATCGGATATCGCACTACTGCGACCAACTGGTGCCGGACGGGAAGGGGGGCCAGGAGCCGCGCTTCATCTGCAATTTGAACCTGCAGAGCAAGGCTGACGCCTGGTCGCTGCTACGTGACATCTCGGCGATCTACCGGGGCATGACCTACTGGGCCCAGGGTCAGGTCTTCACCCTTTCGGATATGCCGCGCGCCACGGACTTTGACTTCGCCTACACCCGTGCGAACGTCATCGATGGCAAGTTCACCTATTCCAGCGCATCGGAACGCACCCGCTACACTCGGGCGCTGGTCAGTTACGACAACCCGTTGAACAACTATGACACCGATGTCACGGCGGTGACCGATCAGAAGCTGCAGCGGCGCTACGGCGACAATCCGCTGGAGATCAGCGCCATCGGCTGCACTCGCGAATCCGAGGCCCAGCGCCGCGGCAAGTGGGCGCTGCTGACCAACTCCAAGGATCGGGCCGTAACCTTCAAGGTTGGTTTGGACGGGCGTATCCCGTTGCCTGGGTATGTGATCCCGATCGCTGATGAGCTGCTTGCAGGCCGACCCGTGGGTGGGCGCATCTCGGCGGTGAACGGCAAGGTCATCAAGCTGGACCGCGACACCCAGGCTAAACCTGGTGATCGACTGATCCTCAACCTGCCGGACGGCAAGTGCGAGGGGCGCACCGTGCAACTGGTCAGCGGCCGGCAGGTTACCGTCACTGTCGCCTATTCGGTTACGCCTGAACCTGAGCTGGTGTGGGCGCTGGATGCCGATGACCTGGCCATCCCGCTGTACCGCGTGGTGAGCGTGGCCCGGCCAGAGCCTGGTGTGTTCGAGATATCGGCGGTTCAGTACGACCCGAGCAAGTTTGCGCACATCGATATCGGCACCATCCTTGAGACCACTGATGCACTGGTATCCCAGGTCCAGATCATCGAAACCAAGATCGAAGAGATCGACGGCAAGGTGTTGGCCACCGCGACCTCGGTTGAGGCGCTGCGGTCTGCCGCTCGAGGCGATGATGGCGCCGGCGATCTGGCTGACGCGATCAAGGGCTGGACGTCCACGGCGGATCTGGCGGTCGAGCGCAAAACGCGAGCCAGCGAAAACGATGCGATGGCCCAGCAACTGCTCACCCTCAGCGCTCAGGTTGGCGACAACAGGTCGTCGCTGACCGTTCTGGAACAAGTGGTGGCCAGCAACCGCGAGGCTTCAGCAGCGCAGATCACCCAACTGAAGAGCGATCTCTCTGCGGTCGATCAGAGGGCAACCGGTAACGCCCAGGCCATCACAAGCCTGGACACCAAAGTAACCAACCTCGACGGGAGAATCACATCCCAGGCTTCGAGCAACGAGGCGCTGCGTGCTTCGGTGCGTGGTGACAACGGCTCTGGAGATCTGGCAGGCGCTATCAAGGCTTGGGAATCTACCGCCGCCATCAGCACAGAGAAGAAGGTGCGAGCGTCTGAGATCGAGGCGCAGGCCAAGGTTTCTGAGACGCTGCAGTCGAGCATCGGCCAGACAAGTGCATCGGTGCAGTCGGTGAGCGAGACGGTCGTTCAACTCAACGGGAAGGTACTTGCACAGACGACCATGAAGGCCCAGACAATTGTCGATGGCCGAAGGGTTGTATCTGGCCTGGCCTTTGGTGCGAACGGGGATCAGTCGGAGTTTTTGATCTTCGCTCAGCGGTTCGCCGTCGTGAACGAGATTAGCGGAAAAGTTGATCCGATGTTTGTAATTGAGAACGGCCAAGCCATCTTCAATACCGCAATCATCAGCAAGGCGTTTATCGAGCAGATAATTCTCGGAATGAGCCTTAGGTCTGCGGCTGTAGACGCCTACGGAAATCCATTGATTGAGTTGAATATGGCAACAGGCTCGTTCGCCCTGCGCGGAGTCAAGGATGGCAATACATCGGTTCTGAATAGTAGCGGTATAAAATTCACTTATGCCAACGGTATTGACGGTATTGACTTGAGTCTTTGA
- a CDS encoding DUF1799 domain-containing protein yields MYSPSVPDAIIGMFGLAPGDLVEEVEVWPCNWPAFLLFNRMSTQWRAGAGGAIGLDYNCIRDVAGLLGIKKKKLAEIFPDLQVLEGEALRVMAEERENSP; encoded by the coding sequence ATGTACTCGCCAAGCGTGCCCGACGCAATTATCGGCATGTTCGGCCTTGCCCCTGGTGATCTGGTTGAGGAAGTGGAAGTCTGGCCATGCAACTGGCCAGCCTTCCTCCTTTTCAACCGCATGTCCACCCAGTGGCGAGCAGGCGCAGGCGGCGCGATCGGTCTCGACTACAACTGCATCCGGGACGTGGCAGGGTTGCTCGGCATCAAGAAAAAGAAACTCGCTGAAATCTTCCCTGACCTTCAGGTGCTGGAAGGCGAAGCCCTGCGCGTTATGGCGGAGGAAAGGGAAAACAGCCCGTAA
- a CDS encoding lysis system i-spanin subunit Rz, with the protein MTPLQKVAGLAVLTLVLMVGAAGVTWQVQDWRMGKKLAEQAGLHKDDLSRITLAAAAQARTEQNKRLATEQQLATQDQQHTKELSDAQRTQAALRDRLATADVRLSVLLAEDPAGGCNVPSTSGAVGVVHAARRAQLDPAHAQRIIAITDAGDQGLIALRACQAYVKTIAK; encoded by the coding sequence ATGACGCCGCTGCAGAAGGTGGCCGGCTTGGCGGTGCTGACGCTGGTGCTAATGGTCGGCGCCGCGGGCGTGACCTGGCAGGTGCAGGACTGGCGAATGGGAAAGAAGCTCGCAGAGCAGGCCGGCCTGCACAAGGACGATTTGTCGAGGATAACCCTGGCCGCCGCCGCACAGGCCCGCACCGAGCAGAACAAGCGCCTGGCCACCGAGCAGCAGCTCGCCACCCAGGACCAACAACACACCAAGGAATTGTCCGATGCCCAACGTACCCAGGCTGCTCTGCGCGATCGCCTTGCCACTGCTGATGTCCGGCTGTCAGTCCTACTTGCCGAGGATCCAGCCGGTGGCTGCAACGTGCCTTCCACCTCCGGCGCCGTCGGCGTGGTTCATGCAGCCCGTCGAGCCCAACTTGACCCAGCGCATGCTCAACGAATTATCGCCATCACCGACGCCGGCGACCAGGGACTGATCGCGCTACGAGCCTGCCAGGCCTATGTCAAAACCATAGCGAAATAG
- a CDS encoding DUF3606 domain-containing protein — MSDDLNNRGPQDRARVNTSEAWEVKHWTKEFGVTEQQLKDAVKAVGPMVDDVRKKLGK, encoded by the coding sequence ATGTCTGACGATCTGAACAACCGCGGCCCTCAAGACCGTGCTCGAGTGAACACTTCAGAAGCCTGGGAAGTGAAGCATTGGACGAAGGAATTCGGCGTAACTGAACAGCAGCTCAAAGACGCGGTGAAAGCTGTCGGCCCCATGGTCGACGACGTTCGTAAAAAACTCGGTAAGTGA
- the umuC gene encoding translesion error-prone DNA polymerase V subunit UmuC: MSNTPVFALIDCNSFYASCERVFRPDLAKTPIVVLSNNDGCVIARSYDAKPFIKMGEPYFQIKHKLKQHEIVPFSSNYALYGDMSERVMTLIESMVPAVEIYSIDEAFADLTGIPGLDALGRQIRAQVLRCTGIPVGVGIASTKTLAKLANHTAKRLQAQTGGVVNITDPVKRDWVLRNTDVAEVWGVGRKMKLHLDAMGIKSAMDLAKADPWTLRKKFSVVIEKTARELAGTSCLELDEPDPPKQEICCSRMFGKRLTELPPIKEAVATYMMRASEKLRAQNSLCKKVRVCIRTGMFNPEEAKYANGVVVDMPYPTDDVRLLTKAAVDALDRIFRPGFNYSKAEVMLLNLCQPGEYTDDLFAVSQPAESTRVMTVLDQINDRWGRGTLRSASVPTNPDWGMRREMMSQSYTTKLDQLWTVACK; this comes from the coding sequence ATGTCTAATACGCCTGTCTTCGCGCTGATCGACTGCAACAGCTTTTACGCGAGCTGTGAGCGGGTGTTTCGTCCCGACCTGGCCAAAACCCCAATCGTCGTGCTGAGCAACAACGATGGCTGCGTGATCGCCAGGAGTTATGACGCCAAGCCATTTATCAAAATGGGCGAGCCGTATTTCCAGATCAAGCACAAGCTCAAGCAGCACGAAATCGTCCCGTTCTCGTCGAACTACGCGCTTTACGGCGACATGAGCGAGCGGGTGATGACGCTGATTGAATCCATGGTGCCTGCCGTCGAGATTTACAGCATTGATGAAGCCTTCGCCGACCTCACGGGAATACCCGGGCTGGATGCCCTTGGGCGCCAGATCAGGGCTCAAGTACTTCGCTGTACTGGCATCCCCGTCGGGGTTGGAATAGCAAGCACCAAGACCCTTGCCAAGCTGGCAAATCACACCGCAAAGCGCCTCCAGGCTCAGACCGGCGGTGTGGTGAACATCACCGATCCGGTCAAGCGCGATTGGGTGTTGCGCAATACCGACGTCGCAGAAGTGTGGGGCGTGGGCCGGAAGATGAAACTTCACCTCGACGCCATGGGCATCAAGTCTGCGATGGACCTGGCCAAGGCCGATCCCTGGACGCTGCGCAAGAAATTCAGCGTAGTGATCGAGAAGACAGCGCGGGAGCTGGCCGGCACGTCGTGCCTGGAGCTGGACGAGCCCGATCCGCCGAAACAGGAAATATGCTGCAGCCGAATGTTCGGCAAGCGCCTAACCGAGTTGCCCCCGATCAAGGAAGCGGTGGCCACCTACATGATGCGGGCCTCCGAAAAGCTCCGTGCGCAAAACTCGCTGTGCAAGAAGGTCCGCGTTTGCATCCGCACCGGGATGTTCAACCCGGAGGAGGCGAAGTATGCCAACGGCGTTGTGGTCGATATGCCGTATCCCACCGACGACGTGCGCTTGCTCACCAAGGCGGCGGTTGATGCGCTCGATAGGATCTTCCGGCCCGGGTTCAATTACAGCAAAGCCGAAGTGATGCTGCTCAACCTGTGCCAGCCAGGCGAATACACCGACGATCTTTTCGCAGTTTCACAGCCGGCCGAGTCAACCCGGGTTATGACGGTGCTGGACCAGATCAATGACCGGTGGGGAAGGGGTACGCTTCGATCTGCCAGCGTGCCCACCAATCCTGACTGGGGTATGCGCCGGGAGATGATGAGTCAAAGCTATACCACCAAGCTGGACCAGTTATGGACCGTTGCCTGCAAGTAG
- a CDS encoding phage tail terminator-like protein, translating into MSHAIIASIYEAKLIAWNAARSEKLKIVFENTAYTPAAGETYLRAFTIPGDTASNTLGGDHRLFTGLFQVSIIAPAGTGKAKTNPIAAEMTDLFPLYARDTKGAVTVVTMSPVDPGPGITGDSTYTVSVSFSYRADTN; encoded by the coding sequence ATGAGTCACGCAATCATCGCCTCGATCTACGAGGCCAAGCTCATCGCCTGGAACGCTGCTAGGTCGGAGAAGCTGAAGATCGTTTTCGAGAACACGGCCTACACGCCGGCGGCGGGCGAGACCTACCTGCGAGCCTTCACTATCCCGGGCGACACTGCGAGCAACACGCTCGGCGGTGATCACCGGCTGTTCACTGGACTGTTTCAAGTCAGCATCATCGCACCGGCGGGCACCGGCAAGGCGAAGACGAATCCAATAGCCGCTGAAATGACCGACCTGTTCCCTCTCTACGCGCGGGACACGAAGGGCGCGGTCACCGTGGTGACCATGTCGCCAGTTGACCCAGGGCCAGGCATCACCGGCGATTCCACCTACACCGTCTCGGTCTCGTTCTCGTATCGAGCCGACACCAATTGA
- a CDS encoding phage tail assembly chaperone, with amino-acid sequence MAKIRIAQSATFNAPVLIPIVGSAPEKVEFTFKYRDRAELAALFDEWNDKRKKAQAALGDKPSWSEIVAVDTEQQTQQIKDLVVGWGFDDEYDDDNIVAFVKSCQGAAEAVVKAHEGAYSQARLGN; translated from the coding sequence ATGGCCAAAATTCGTATTGCGCAAAGCGCTACGTTCAATGCGCCGGTGCTGATTCCAATCGTCGGCAGCGCGCCTGAGAAGGTAGAGTTCACCTTCAAGTACCGGGATCGTGCTGAGCTTGCCGCTCTGTTCGATGAATGGAACGACAAGCGGAAGAAGGCACAGGCCGCGCTGGGCGATAAGCCGTCATGGTCGGAAATTGTTGCCGTGGATACCGAGCAGCAAACTCAGCAGATCAAGGACCTGGTGGTCGGCTGGGGCTTCGATGACGAATACGACGACGACAACATCGTCGCATTCGTGAAGTCCTGCCAGGGTGCTGCCGAGGCTGTCGTCAAGGCTCACGAGGGTGCATACAGTCAAGCCCGCCTGGGAAACTGA